The Musa acuminata AAA Group cultivar baxijiao chromosome BXJ2-5, Cavendish_Baxijiao_AAA, whole genome shotgun sequence genomic interval tttataggccccaatggcttaaaaaatggagtaaaaaagtgtctaatcctggatttccggggtattgggtggtaccaccggccaatctggcggtactaccgcctaacagagcCTCGTAGATTGGGCTTTGGcgttaccaccgcttggcagcattaactgccgacagtaccactgcccaatctaggtGATACCATCGCTCATACCACCTGGGAGGCTGAGTCTCAAGTGGTTCCATCGCctgacatggctccaagtggttgcATGGGCCATACAACCGGTCCAATTCAGCTCTATTTTGGgtccagttggctcctaattgagttagtaggatttctcccaaaactaactcaaattaaaatcctaactacgatagttaaggctaaaacaattacgattacaagtaatctaagttgtccgacatgtcaattgttcaaTTGAATTTTTgatgaacttctggcgaactcccggtgatcttccggcaagctttcggcgaactcccggcGAGCTTTCACTGcaccgtccgatccttcggtgtatcctcCGATTCATTAGCCTCGATGCCTgatcattgactccggcccaacattcgattcttctttaattgttttatctttttcacgatcgtagttagtcctgcatcacttatttcaacatatgaattagatcattaatttatcaattgatttcgtcatcaaaattcgagattcaacactgtcTTCTTTTAATACTTCCACATAGTTAAGCAAATTAGAGGTTCTCCATCCCTTCAGAAATGACCAATGTTAATTGCTAATGCAGATCTAAATATTattagatgcatgcatggaacagTCCATCTTCTATTAATGTTTCTATATAGTTAGACAAATCAAGATTATCTTTATCCATTCAAATCTTGTTTTCTTAACCTACTTGATAATATTGAACAGCCGCAGGAGTTACCAGGCATGGAGGTGTCCACTCAACCAGAAAAGCCTACACAAGCAGGAAGTATAGAAGCTGACAAGAACAGCATCCAAAATCAACAAGAATTTCACCTCCAGGCTGGCTTTTATGCCCCATCTGACAGAAAAGATACTATCAATAATACTAAGTTAAACCAGAGAATGTTCAACTCCTTAGTGGCAAGTCACCATTCTCCAGCTGTTGATGACCAGCATGATGGGGAAGGTGACCTAAGAGGAGAACTTTCTGCAGTCGCTGGCACTCCAGCTGAGGATGGATACAACTGGAGGAAATATGGGCAGAAACAGGTAAAGGGTTGCGAATATCCAAGAAGCTACTACAAATGTACTCAACCAAATTGTCAGGTGAAAAAGAAGGTGGAGCGCTCTCATGAGGGCCATATCACTGAGATAATCTACAAGGGTGCCCATAATCACCCAAAACCTCACCTAAATCGCCGGCCTGGTATTCCTTCATCTCACCCATTCAATGACGCTCAGATTGACAGCACAGAACAACCTGGTTCGCAAACAAATTGTGATGGCAAACCTGCAAAAGGAAGCTCACAGAGTGGTAATGGAGGCCAAGATTGGTTGGTGAATGGCCTGGAGGCAACCTCGTCTGCCCCTGCTGCTGCTGAACAGTGTGACCCTTCTAACTCCTTGCCGCAGAACCAAGATGGTACCCGTTTATCCTCAGATGTTATTGGTGTTTCATCCACAATGTCCAATGACGAGGAAGATGATGATCGAGCAACCCATGGCAGTGTCTCACTTGGTTGTGATGGTGAGGGAGATGAGACCGAGTCTAAGAGAAGGTTAATTTCTTGTTACCACTTTAATGTTGAGTTTCTGCAGTAGTTTGAACTAGGAAAATTTCACCTGATAGCCAAACTTAGTTATTTCATTTTTTTGTGTCTGAGGACTACAATAATAAGTTGCCTGTTTCCATCTATTGTGATTCAGGAAGATAGACGCTTGTGCCATCGAAATGAGTGCAGCTTCAAGAGCAGTTCGTGAACCAAGAGTTGTGGTTCAGACGACTAGTGAGGTTGACATTCTGGATGATGGGTATCGTTGGCGCAAGTACGGACAAAAGGTTGTCAAAGGAAATCCAAATCCAAGGTACGCCTGTTACCTATGTCATAGTTCAATTGATGGCTGCACATGTAACTCTAATTCATGGGAATCCTATTTGTTTTCATATGTTATTGGTTGGAGCTGGAGAGATCATCTGAAATACTCTCTCAAAGAAGCATTGTCTCGGTGCAGGAGTTATTATAAGTGCACCAATCCAGGATGCATAGTTCGGAAGCACATAGAGAGGGCCTCACATGATCTTAAGTCGGTGATTACAACGTATGAGGGCAAGCACAACCATGACGTCCCAGTGGCAAGAAGCAGCAGTCATCCAAATTCGGCTCCTTCCTCAAATCCCAATTCAGATCCTCAACCTCATAGCCTTCTGCAGAGGTCAGAGCCAACCCAAGACAACTTTGTGAGGTTTGACGGCCATGCACCTCTTGGCACATTTAGGTTCCCTGGAAGAGAGCAGTTAGGACCAGCAACTAGCTGCTTCCCTTTTGCACTGGGACAACCAGGCTTGACCAACCTTGCTATGGCTGGGTTGGGTCCTATGGCAGCAATGAAGatgccagttattcctccagttcaTCCCTATCTGGGTCGTCATCATCCTGCTGAAGCAGGATATATGATGCATAAAATAGAGCCAAAGGAGGAATCTGCGCCGGATTCAGTGCTGCCTGTGCCACCAAATCCAACTTCAGTTTATCATCAGATGATGAGCAGGCTACCTCTAGGACCGCACCTGTAAATAACAGAAGGAAAGCTGAATGCTTCTCTTAACACCGGGAAGGAAAAGATGAATTGTTTTAGTTTTATTTCAATTACAGTATCCCTATAACCTCGATATCATCCTTGCTCCTTCAGACTTGCTCCTTAGACTTGTTCTAGCGATGTGCTTCTCTAAGAGAAGACCAGGAATATAGGTAAGTGCAATATATGTTTTGTTATGGTCAACATGACCTGATAGCAGGCATATCGCAAACATTTCTTTTTATCGAATCGATAAAGATTGTGCTTCACTTGTCTTTTAGATTTTAATACATCATCTTCAGATGGTCTAGTTTCATGCTGATGAATTTTCTTCCAATAGAA includes:
- the LOC103983897 gene encoding probable WRKY transcription factor 2 isoform X2; protein product: MPTNPSYFLVLSPSLLLGPLSVKPPSPSLSLFSGEKAERFIDRIWPFRRKKEILMSSVSYDDSSVIEFWSPSNRSSRTLPPSLSNEAFGSSSFSDFLAENGNGNVGPLWKSETQRMGTNTNIEGNVAGVSDSNGFSLQPRLFGSSTPGGLAERMATRKGFQVPKLDTACIPPAGMASQSDVGLPYLTIPPGLSPTMLLESPVFLSDPMVQLFSTTGKFKSAEDDASNSMLVSNSAASTKSEDYLFEDNLEAFAFKPLPESHSHLSTSGKKPQELPGMEVSTQPEKPTQAGSIEADKNSIQNQQEFHLQAGFYAPSDRKDTINNTKLNQRMFNSLVASHHSPAVDDQHDGEGDLRGELSAVAGTPAEDGYNWRKYGQKQVKGCEYPRSYYKCTQPNCQVKKKVERSHEGHITEIIYKGAHNHPKPHLNRRPGIPSSHPFNDAQIDSTEQPGSQTNCDGKPAKGSSQSGNGGQDWLVNGLEATSSAPAAAEQCDPSNSLPQNQDGTRLSSDVIGVSSTMSNDEEDDDRATHGSVSLGCDGEGDETESKRRKIDACAIEMSAASRAVREPRVVVQTTSEVDILDDGYRWRKYGQKVVKGNPNPRSYYKCTNPGCIVRKHIERASHDLKSVITTYEGKHNHDVPVARSSSHPNSAPSSNPNSDPQPHSLLQRSEPTQDNFVRFDGHAPLGTFRFPGREQLGPATSCFPFALGQPGLTNLAMAGLGPMAAMKMPVIPPVHPYLGRHHPAEAGYMMHKIEPKEESAPDSVLPVPPNPTSVYHQMMSRLPLGPHL
- the LOC103983897 gene encoding probable WRKY transcription factor 2 isoform X1; this translates as MPTNPSYFLVLSPSLLLGPLSVKPPSPSLSLFSGEKAERFIDRIWPFRRKKEILMSSVSYPTETEPIMAGTDDDSSVIEFWSPSNRSSRTLPPSLSNEAFGSSSFSDFLAENGNGNVGPLWKSETQRMGTNTNIEGNVAGVSDSNGFSLQPRLFGSSTPGGLAERMATRKGFQVPKLDTACIPPAGMASQSDVGLPYLTIPPGLSPTMLLESPVFLSDPMVQLFSTTGKFKSAEDDASNSMLVSNSAASTKSEDYLFEDNLEAFAFKPLPESHSHLSTSGKKPQELPGMEVSTQPEKPTQAGSIEADKNSIQNQQEFHLQAGFYAPSDRKDTINNTKLNQRMFNSLVASHHSPAVDDQHDGEGDLRGELSAVAGTPAEDGYNWRKYGQKQVKGCEYPRSYYKCTQPNCQVKKKVERSHEGHITEIIYKGAHNHPKPHLNRRPGIPSSHPFNDAQIDSTEQPGSQTNCDGKPAKGSSQSGNGGQDWLVNGLEATSSAPAAAEQCDPSNSLPQNQDGTRLSSDVIGVSSTMSNDEEDDDRATHGSVSLGCDGEGDETESKRRKIDACAIEMSAASRAVREPRVVVQTTSEVDILDDGYRWRKYGQKVVKGNPNPRSYYKCTNPGCIVRKHIERASHDLKSVITTYEGKHNHDVPVARSSSHPNSAPSSNPNSDPQPHSLLQRSEPTQDNFVRFDGHAPLGTFRFPGREQLGPATSCFPFALGQPGLTNLAMAGLGPMAAMKMPVIPPVHPYLGRHHPAEAGYMMHKIEPKEESAPDSVLPVPPNPTSVYHQMMSRLPLGPHL